In a genomic window of Nocardia fluminea:
- the serC gene encoding phosphoserine transaminase, with product MTSAFPTIPADLLPADGRFGCGPSKVRPEQLQSLVTVGASVFGTSHRQKPVKDVVARVRNGLRELFSLPDGYEVVLGNGGTTAFWDAAAFGLIRERSLHLTNGEFSSKFASVAKGNPFIGDPIVVKAEPGSAPEPVSDPSVDLIGWAHNETSTGVSIPVSRPAGSEHALIAIDATSGAGGLPVNIADSDVYYFAPQKCFAADGGLWIAIMSPAALARVAEIKDSGRWTPEFLSLPIAVDNSSKDQTYNTPALATLLLFADQIEWMNANGGLDWTVKRTLDSSSRLYSWAESSSFATPYVSDPAHRSQVVGTIDFDDAVDAAQVAKILRANGVVDTEPYRKLGRNQLRVGMFPAIDPEDVSQLTRSIDWVVGQL from the coding sequence ATGACCAGTGCGTTCCCGACCATTCCCGCCGACCTCTTGCCCGCCGACGGACGGTTCGGCTGCGGCCCCTCCAAGGTCCGTCCGGAGCAGCTGCAGTCCCTGGTGACTGTCGGCGCCTCGGTCTTCGGCACCTCGCATCGCCAGAAGCCGGTCAAGGACGTGGTCGCCCGCGTTCGCAATGGCCTGCGTGAGCTGTTCTCGCTGCCCGACGGCTACGAGGTCGTGCTCGGCAACGGTGGCACCACCGCGTTCTGGGACGCCGCCGCCTTCGGCCTGATCCGCGAGCGCTCGCTGCACCTGACCAACGGCGAGTTCTCCTCGAAGTTCGCCTCGGTGGCCAAGGGCAACCCCTTCATCGGCGACCCGATCGTCGTGAAGGCCGAGCCGGGCAGCGCGCCCGAGCCCGTGTCGGACCCGAGCGTCGACCTCATCGGCTGGGCCCACAACGAGACCTCCACCGGCGTGTCCATCCCGGTGTCGCGTCCGGCCGGTTCGGAGCACGCCCTCATCGCCATCGACGCCACCTCGGGCGCGGGCGGTCTGCCGGTGAACATCGCCGACTCCGACGTCTACTACTTCGCCCCCCAGAAGTGCTTCGCCGCCGACGGTGGCCTGTGGATCGCGATCATGAGCCCGGCCGCGCTGGCCCGCGTCGCCGAGATCAAGGACTCGGGTCGCTGGACCCCGGAGTTCCTGTCGCTGCCGATCGCGGTCGACAACTCCTCCAAGGACCAGACCTACAACACCCCGGCGCTGGCCACCCTGCTGCTGTTCGCCGACCAGATCGAGTGGATGAACGCCAACGGCGGCCTCGACTGGACCGTGAAGCGCACCCTGGACTCGTCCTCGCGCCTGTACTCGTGGGCCGAGTCGAGCTCCTTCGCCACCCCGTACGTGTCGGACCCGGCGCACCGCTCGCAGGTCGTGGGCACCATCGACTTCGACGACGCGGTCGACGCGGCCCAGGTCGCCAAGATCCTGCGCGCCAACGGCGTGGTCGACACCGAGCCCTACCGCAAGCTGGGCCGTAACCAGCTGCGCGTCGGCATGTTCCCGGCGATCGACCCGGAAGATGTTTCGCAGCTGACCCGTTCGATCGACTGGGTCGTCGGCCAGCTCTGA
- the sepH gene encoding septation protein SepH, producing MRELRVIGVTPDSTHIVCSDTESGTKFRLPADDKLRAAARGDLARFGQIEIETEATMRPRDIQARIRAGASVEQVTAESGMPESKVERFAYPVLLERARAAELAQKAHPVRPDGPSVETLHEIVTAAFTERGHTIEQAEWDAWKDEKGFWVAQLQWRHGHSEIAAHWRYQPDAHGGSVSPLDDPANDLIDPDFGRALRGLATILPTPAPAPSPVLEPPTPAEPRPREQIAAPAARPQSRPAPNVDEYYEQRQVAAGGGTAAIPTAPIPAAPIPAAPKPAVPAAPSQPAAQAEEPAQEPVAEKPAPKPARTKRGKAPMPSWEDVLLGVRSSGN from the coding sequence GTGCGTGAACTTCGAGTGATCGGGGTGACGCCCGACTCCACGCACATCGTGTGCAGCGACACCGAGTCCGGTACCAAGTTCCGGTTGCCCGCCGACGACAAGCTCCGCGCGGCCGCGCGCGGCGACCTCGCACGATTCGGCCAGATCGAAATCGAAACGGAGGCGACTATGCGTCCTCGCGATATTCAGGCCCGTATTCGCGCTGGAGCGTCCGTCGAGCAGGTCACTGCGGAGTCCGGGATGCCGGAATCCAAAGTCGAACGATTCGCCTACCCCGTCTTGCTCGAGCGTGCTCGCGCGGCCGAACTGGCGCAGAAGGCGCACCCGGTGCGCCCCGACGGCCCCTCGGTGGAAACGCTGCACGAGATCGTCACCGCGGCCTTCACCGAGCGCGGCCACACCATCGAACAGGCCGAGTGGGATGCCTGGAAAGACGAAAAGGGTTTCTGGGTCGCCCAATTGCAGTGGCGTCACGGTCACTCCGAGATCGCCGCGCACTGGCGCTACCAGCCCGATGCGCACGGCGGCTCGGTGTCGCCGCTCGATGATCCGGCCAACGACCTGATCGATCCCGACTTCGGCCGCGCGCTGCGCGGACTGGCGACGATCCTGCCCACGCCGGCTCCGGCCCCCTCGCCGGTGCTCGAACCGCCGACCCCGGCGGAGCCACGTCCGCGCGAGCAGATCGCCGCACCCGCCGCGCGTCCACAGAGCCGTCCGGCGCCGAACGTGGACGAGTACTACGAGCAGCGTCAGGTCGCGGCAGGCGGTGGGACGGCGGCGATTCCGACCGCGCCCATCCCGGCGGCGCCGATCCCCGCCGCGCCCAAGCCCGCTGTTCCCGCCGCGCCGAGCCAGCCCGCGGCGCAGGCGGAGGAGCCCGCTCAGGAGCCGGTGGCCGAGAAGCCCGCACCGAAACCCGCGCGTACCAAGCGCGGTAAGGCGCCCATGCCGTCCTGGGAAGACGTGCTGCTGGGCGTGCGAAGCTCCGGCAACTGA
- a CDS encoding DUF6928 family protein — MSAASTLWYVDTPDPAAVLRGQLESDPVAAAALAGQLYADHDVAPHMVGTLAGCAAPDRDEVYIGCYPGLTVVCTAEAALVHPTKLPDLLVRPLASEHTYLVSYDATLHWGAFAHWERGEFRRSFSSTRVDILENEGLPMVWERTFWAGEHPVPWRGSDHPEPRSLPFDPPDFADAANAEWLGFRYLAPTAPGLLSPADLAVCGFTLYPKGQAPEQKRALADRPGAATRRKRGLFGWLRGADRVL; from the coding sequence ATGTCAGCGGCTTCTACGCTCTGGTACGTCGATACGCCGGATCCCGCCGCGGTGTTGCGGGGACAGCTCGAGTCCGATCCTGTCGCGGCGGCGGCGCTGGCCGGGCAGTTGTACGCAGACCACGACGTCGCGCCGCACATGGTCGGCACGCTGGCCGGTTGCGCCGCGCCGGATCGCGACGAGGTCTATATCGGGTGCTATCCCGGGTTGACCGTGGTGTGCACGGCCGAGGCCGCGCTGGTTCATCCGACGAAGCTGCCCGACCTGCTGGTGCGCCCGCTCGCGTCCGAACACACCTATCTCGTGTCCTACGACGCGACGCTGCACTGGGGTGCGTTCGCGCATTGGGAGCGTGGGGAATTCCGGCGGTCGTTCAGTTCCACCCGGGTGGACATTCTGGAGAATGAAGGGCTCCCGATGGTGTGGGAGCGGACCTTCTGGGCGGGTGAGCATCCGGTGCCGTGGCGGGGCTCGGACCATCCCGAACCGCGGTCGCTGCCGTTCGATCCACCGGATTTCGCCGATGCCGCCAATGCCGAGTGGCTCGGCTTCCGCTACCTGGCCCCCACCGCTCCCGGCCTGCTCTCCCCCGCTGACCTGGCGGTCTGCGGTTTCACGCTGTATCCGAAAGGCCAGGCCCCGGAACAGAAGCGCGCACTGGCCGATCGTCCCGGTGCGGCGACGCGGCGCAAGCGCGGGCTCTTCGGGTGGTTGCGCGGCGCCGATCGGGTGCTGTGA
- a CDS encoding DUF2537 domain-containing protein, with amino-acid sequence MSKECEGPYRAQVDSVPWAAGGTVVVLVALLGGVAVYAFGCALAAVDPLLAIGVNVVAAVGVAPTAWRWRFTPVVRWVLAGAAAAVVLGWIAVIVYQLS; translated from the coding sequence ATGAGCAAGGAGTGTGAGGGACCGTATCGGGCGCAGGTGGATTCGGTACCGTGGGCGGCCGGCGGCACCGTTGTCGTGTTGGTCGCGCTGCTCGGCGGGGTCGCGGTCTACGCCTTCGGATGTGCGCTGGCCGCGGTCGATCCACTGCTGGCCATCGGAGTGAACGTGGTGGCGGCGGTCGGGGTGGCGCCGACGGCGTGGCGATGGCGGTTCACGCCGGTGGTGCGCTGGGTGCTGGCCGGTGCGGCCGCGGCGGTGGTGCTCGGCTGGATCGCTGTGATCGTCTACCAGCTCAGCTGA
- a CDS encoding TrmH family RNA methyltransferase, with the protein MAEVIDIDDPTDPRVDDFRDLSDADRRPDLPGRKGLVIAEGVVVVQRMLDSRFAPSALLGVGKRFETLAGDLADHDLPYYRASAEVMAEVVGFHLNRGVLAVAPRPAELTVDEVLDGARTVAVLEGVNDHENLGSMFRNAAGLGADAVLFGDRCADPLYRRAVRVSMGHVLRVPFAQLPRWPQSLDLVRDKGFQIIALTPNPAAVNLATAMTGEKVALLLGAEGPGLTEEAMRATDVRARIPMSPGTDSLNVATAAAMAFYERVRTS; encoded by the coding sequence GTGGCCGAAGTGATCGATATCGACGACCCCACCGACCCGCGCGTCGACGACTTCCGTGACCTGTCCGATGCCGACCGCAGGCCGGACCTGCCGGGCCGCAAAGGCCTGGTCATCGCCGAGGGCGTCGTGGTGGTGCAGCGGATGCTCGACTCGCGTTTCGCGCCGAGCGCCCTGCTGGGTGTGGGGAAGCGCTTCGAGACCCTGGCCGGCGATCTCGCCGATCACGATCTGCCGTACTACCGCGCGAGCGCGGAGGTGATGGCCGAGGTGGTGGGCTTCCATCTCAACCGCGGCGTACTCGCCGTGGCGCCGCGTCCGGCCGAACTCACCGTCGACGAGGTGCTCGACGGCGCGCGCACGGTGGCGGTGCTGGAGGGCGTGAACGACCACGAGAACCTGGGTTCGATGTTCCGCAACGCCGCCGGGCTCGGCGCGGACGCGGTGCTGTTCGGCGACCGGTGTGCCGATCCGCTCTATCGGCGAGCGGTCCGGGTGTCGATGGGGCATGTGCTGCGGGTGCCCTTCGCGCAACTGCCGCGCTGGCCGCAGAGCCTGGACCTCGTGCGGGACAAGGGTTTCCAGATCATCGCGTTGACACCGAATCCCGCGGCGGTGAATCTGGCGACGGCGATGACGGGGGAGAAGGTGGCGCTGCTGCTCGGTGCCGAAGGGCCGGGTCTGACCGAGGAAGCCATGCGCGCCACCGATGTTCGCGCACGCATCCCGATGTCACCGGGCACCGATTCGCTCAATGTCGCGACCGCGGCGGCGATGGCGTTCTACGAACGAGTGCGCACGTCATGA
- a CDS encoding YccF domain-containing protein, producing MKIVQLILNVLWVVLCGFWMALGYLLAALICFILIVTIPFGIASLRLAGYVLWPFGRTVVDKPSAGAGSLIGNVIWFVFAGWWLALGHVFTSIALAVTIIGLPFAWANLKLVPLSLFPLGHDVVPSDTVR from the coding sequence ATGAAGATTGTCCAGTTGATCTTGAACGTGCTCTGGGTGGTGCTGTGCGGGTTCTGGATGGCGCTGGGGTACCTGCTCGCGGCACTGATCTGTTTCATCCTGATCGTCACCATCCCGTTCGGGATCGCCTCGCTACGCCTGGCCGGGTACGTGCTGTGGCCGTTCGGCCGCACCGTCGTCGACAAACCGAGCGCGGGCGCGGGCTCGCTGATCGGCAATGTGATCTGGTTCGTCTTCGCGGGCTGGTGGCTGGCGCTGGGCCATGTGTTCACCAGCATCGCGCTGGCGGTGACGATCATCGGTCTGCCGTTCGCCTGGGCGAATCTCAAGCTGGTGCCGCTGTCGCTGTTCCCGCTCGGCCATGACGTGGTGCCGTCCGACACGGTGCGGTGA